From the genome of Pseudomonadota bacterium, one region includes:
- the arfB gene encoding alternative ribosome rescue aminoacyl-tRNA hydrolase ArfB has protein sequence MKQGTPHLRGIVIPESELKLSFARSGGPGGQNVNKVETKVTITFDYMASQALSWEQKGRIARHAKVQSCLNADGMIAITSQRHRSQLLNREDAIEKLHELLHEVTRPRKRRIPTKKTKSSERKRVDNKRSRSTTKTTRQKVRSDDD, from the coding sequence ATGAAACAGGGAACGCCACATCTCAGGGGAATCGTTATTCCGGAGTCAGAGCTTAAGCTCTCCTTTGCGCGTTCCGGAGGGCCGGGGGGACAAAATGTTAATAAGGTTGAAACCAAGGTAACGATTACCTTTGATTATATGGCTTCTCAGGCGCTCTCATGGGAGCAGAAGGGGCGCATAGCGCGGCATGCCAAGGTTCAAAGCTGCCTTAATGCTGATGGTATGATCGCCATTACCTCACAGCGGCACCGCAGCCAGCTCCTAAATCGGGAGGATGCGATTGAAAAGTTGCATGAACTTCTGCACGAGGTCACGCGACCTAGGAAGAGACGGATACCTACCAAAAAGACTAAATCTAGTGAGCGTAAGAGGGTCGACAACAAGAGGTCGCGTAGCACCACTAAAACGACGCGCCAAAAGGTTCGTTCCGATGACGATTAG
- a CDS encoding RluA family pseudouridine synthase → MTKDSDHSQQRSPDLNRIFDTLRSKYWCWTLSSTIDGAASLLELLQAKLTHISHSSWAERFDFGGIYINGAEIIEDQLLPFPCKVEYYEPKFEIAQAAAIFPRFEERYIVYHDDALAVVYKPPGLSSMPAKEQRHYSLKAALDSHFNTRIHMPSRLDVSAQGLVVVSINSRAHAALQKAFESRAVEKSYYLATAANVHWDTKTVALAIARDKQHPVLRTVSTNSGQSALTHLSLSHRTHSDGLPITVLKALPVTGRTHQIRVHAASLGVAILGDNFYGGAIAPYLHLVSFGLRLQHPSSAQALSISLPDELRPEWLRAL, encoded by the coding sequence ATGACTAAAGATAGCGACCACAGTCAGCAACGATCCCCAGACCTTAATAGGATCTTTGATACCCTGAGAAGCAAGTACTGGTGCTGGACCCTTTCCTCTACAATTGATGGTGCGGCATCGTTACTAGAACTATTACAGGCAAAACTTACACATATTTCGCACAGCTCCTGGGCCGAGCGTTTTGATTTCGGCGGGATCTATATCAATGGCGCAGAGATCATAGAGGACCAACTGCTCCCCTTTCCATGTAAGGTTGAATACTACGAGCCGAAGTTTGAGATAGCGCAGGCCGCTGCAATATTCCCGCGCTTTGAGGAGCGCTATATCGTGTATCACGATGATGCCCTCGCGGTCGTATACAAACCACCGGGGCTCTCAAGCATGCCGGCCAAGGAGCAGCGACACTATAGCCTTAAAGCAGCGCTCGATAGCCATTTCAACACGCGTATTCATATGCCCTCGCGACTCGATGTTTCTGCCCAGGGGCTAGTTGTTGTTAGCATTAACTCGAGAGCGCACGCAGCTCTGCAAAAAGCCTTTGAATCACGCGCGGTAGAAAAGAGTTATTATCTTGCTACGGCTGCCAATGTCCACTGGGATACCAAAACCGTAGCGCTCGCCATTGCACGCGACAAACAACATCCAGTACTCCGTACCGTTTCAACTAACAGCGGCCAATCAGCGCTTACACACCTCTCGCTCTCTCATCGTACGCACTCAGATGGTCTTCCGATAACGGTGCTTAAAGCGCTCCCGGTAACTGGTCGTACGCACCAGATCAGAGTACATGCGGCATCCCTGGGGGTTGCAATACTAGGCGATAACTTCTACGGCGGAGCTATCGCCCCCTATCTGCACCTGGTAAGTTTTGGGCTAAGGTTGCAGCACCCCAGCAGCGCTCAAGCTCTCTCTATCTCGCTACCAGATGAGCTTAGGCCGGAGTGGTTACGCGCTTTGTAA